The Streptomyces sp. DH-12 genome has a window encoding:
- a CDS encoding aspartate aminotransferase family protein gives MTTAESASESSQAGTFDLGTLLAERGAERYELHSRYLNPQLPRMLHTIGFDKVYERAEGAHFWDADGNDHLDMLAGFGVMGLGRHHPVVRKALHDVLDLSLADLTRFDCQPLPGLLAEKLLAHSPHLDRVFFGNSGTEAVEAALKFARYATGRPRVLYCEHAFHGLTTGALSVNGEAGFRDGFAPLLPDTAVPLGDLGALERQLRKGDVAALIVEPIQGKGVHEAPPGWLRAAQELLHRHKALLIADEVQTGLGRTGDFYAYQHEEGVEPDLVCVAKALSGGYVPVGATLGKDWIFKKVFSSMDRVLVHSASFGSNAQAMAAGLAVLSVMEDEQTVAHVRRVGELLRTRLAALTDRYELLADVRGRGLMIGIEFGRPRSLKLRSRWAVLQAARKGLFAQMVVVPLLQRHRILTQVSGDHLEVIKLIPPLIIDEGDVNRFVDAFTAVMDDAHEGGLIWDFGKTLVKQAVANR, from the coding sequence ATGACCACCGCGGAGTCCGCGTCGGAGTCGTCACAGGCCGGGACGTTCGACCTCGGCACGCTGCTGGCCGAGCGCGGGGCCGAGCGCTACGAGCTGCACAGCCGGTACCTCAACCCGCAGCTCCCGCGCATGCTGCACACCATCGGCTTCGACAAGGTCTACGAGCGTGCCGAGGGGGCCCACTTCTGGGACGCCGACGGCAACGACCACCTGGACATGCTCGCCGGGTTCGGGGTGATGGGCCTCGGCCGCCATCACCCCGTGGTCCGCAAGGCGCTGCACGACGTGCTGGACCTCTCCCTCGCCGACCTCACCCGCTTCGACTGCCAGCCGCTGCCGGGCCTGCTCGCGGAGAAGCTCCTCGCCCACAGTCCGCATCTGGACCGGGTGTTCTTCGGCAACAGCGGCACGGAGGCCGTGGAGGCAGCCCTGAAGTTCGCCCGCTACGCCACCGGCCGGCCCAGGGTGCTGTACTGCGAGCACGCCTTCCACGGCCTGACCACCGGCGCCCTGTCGGTCAACGGCGAGGCCGGCTTCCGGGACGGGTTCGCCCCGCTGCTGCCCGACACGGCCGTGCCGCTCGGGGACCTCGGCGCGCTGGAGCGCCAGCTGCGCAAGGGCGACGTGGCCGCGCTGATCGTGGAGCCGATCCAGGGCAAGGGCGTGCACGAGGCCCCGCCCGGCTGGCTGCGGGCCGCGCAGGAGCTGCTGCACCGGCACAAGGCGCTGCTGATCGCCGACGAGGTGCAGACCGGACTCGGCCGCACCGGTGACTTCTACGCCTACCAGCACGAGGAGGGCGTCGAGCCGGACCTGGTGTGCGTGGCCAAGGCGCTGTCCGGCGGTTACGTGCCGGTGGGCGCGACGCTCGGCAAGGACTGGATCTTCAAGAAGGTCTTCTCGTCGATGGACCGGGTGCTGGTGCACTCCGCCAGCTTCGGCTCCAACGCGCAGGCCATGGCGGCGGGCCTCGCGGTGCTGTCGGTCATGGAGGACGAGCAGACCGTCGCGCACGTGCGCAGGGTCGGGGAGCTGCTGCGGACCCGGCTGGCCGCGCTGACCGACCGCTACGAGCTGCTCGCCGACGTCCGCGGACGGGGCCTGATGATCGGCATCGAGTTCGGGCGGCCCCGCTCGCTGAAGCTGCGCTCGCGCTGGGCCGTGCTGCAGGCGGCCCGCAAGGGGCTCTTCGCGCAGATGGTGGTGGTCCCGCTGCTCCAGCGGCACCGTATCCTCACTCAGGTCTCCGGCGATCATCTGGAGGTGATCAAGCTGATCCCTCCGCTGATCATCGACGAGGGGGACGTGAACCGGTTCGTGGACGCCTTCACCGCGGTGATGGACGACGCCCACGAGGGCGGACTCATCTGGGACTTCGGCAAGACCCTGGTGAAGCAGGCGGTCGCCAACCGGTGA
- a CDS encoding 1-deoxy-D-xylulose-5-phosphate synthase N-terminal domain-containing protein: MTILESIRQPRDLKALSEAELGELADEIREFLVHAVARTGGHLGPDLGVVELTIALHRVFDSPADRILWDTGHQSCVHKLLTGRQDFSKLRGKGGLSGYPSREESEHDVIGNSHAFTALGRADGLAKARRLRGERGHVVAVVGDGALTGGMAWEALDDIAAAKDRPLIVVVNDNERSYAPTIGGLAHHLAALRATDGHERFLAWGKDVLQRTPVAGPPVHEALHGAKKGLRAAFAPRGLFRDLGLKYVGPVDGHDIRAVESALRRAGRCHGPVLVDCITEKGRGYEPALAHEEDRFHTVGVMDPLTCTPLAPSGGPSWTAVAPALGDAEVAVPVRRFGIPEQFLAHAKRGEVLADIGLTPVDVAGRISASLAVGDELAKQPLDAQEHQA; encoded by the coding sequence GTGACGATCCTGGAGAGCATCCGGCAACCACGCGACCTGAAGGCGCTGTCCGAGGCGGAACTCGGCGAACTGGCCGACGAGATCAGGGAGTTCCTGGTGCACGCGGTCGCCAGGACCGGGGGCCACCTCGGACCCGACCTCGGGGTGGTGGAACTCACGATCGCCCTGCACCGGGTCTTCGATTCGCCGGCCGACCGCATCCTGTGGGACACCGGTCACCAGAGCTGCGTGCACAAGCTGCTGACCGGCCGTCAGGACTTCTCCAAGCTGCGCGGCAAGGGCGGCCTCTCCGGCTACCCCTCCCGTGAGGAGTCCGAGCACGACGTCATCGGGAACAGCCACGCCTTCACCGCCCTCGGCCGGGCCGACGGACTCGCCAAGGCCCGCCGGTTGCGCGGGGAGCGGGGGCACGTCGTCGCCGTCGTCGGCGACGGCGCCCTCACCGGCGGCATGGCCTGGGAGGCGCTCGACGACATCGCCGCCGCCAAGGACCGCCCGCTCATCGTCGTCGTCAACGACAACGAACGCTCCTACGCCCCCACCATCGGCGGCCTCGCCCACCACCTCGCCGCCCTGCGCGCCACCGACGGCCACGAACGCTTCCTGGCCTGGGGCAAGGACGTCCTCCAGCGCACGCCCGTGGCCGGCCCGCCCGTCCACGAGGCGCTGCACGGGGCGAAGAAGGGCCTCAGGGCCGCCTTCGCCCCCCGGGGCCTCTTCCGGGACCTGGGGCTGAAGTACGTCGGCCCGGTCGACGGCCACGACATCCGGGCCGTGGAGTCCGCGCTGCGCCGTGCCGGACGCTGCCACGGCCCGGTCCTCGTGGACTGCATCACCGAGAAGGGCCGCGGCTACGAACCCGCCCTCGCCCATGAGGAGGACCGCTTCCACACCGTCGGCGTGATGGACCCGCTCACCTGTACGCCCCTCGCCCCCTCCGGCGGGCCGTCCTGGACCGCGGTGGCGCCGGCGCTGGGCGACGCCGAGGTCGCCGTCCCGGTGCGGCGGTTCGGCATCCCGGAGCAGTTCCTCGCGCACGCCAAGCGCGGCGAGGTGCTCGCCGACATCGGGCTCACGCCCGTCGACGTCGCCGGACGGATCAGTGCGAGCCTCGCCGTCGGGGACGAACTCGCGAAACAGCCACTGGACGCACAGGAGCACCAGGCATGA